The Pangasianodon hypophthalmus isolate fPanHyp1 chromosome 23, fPanHyp1.pri, whole genome shotgun sequence genome includes the window AAtagtaaaactataaaatagGACCGAAGCAAACGATTGAGAATCttatcataaaaaaaagttgctcTGAGCTTTACTTCTACTCGATTGCATACTGCTACAGTTTTAGATATGATTCGTTACGATAAACTACGCCGTGGCGCTGGTCGGGGGTGTATGGATCCCACTTctccacaaaacaaacaaacaaaaaagccaaCACCAAATGTAATGCATTTCAATCGATTTTAGCAAACTGCATGTATTAGCATCTTTATGCTCCAACAGAATCGTTTTTAGTGCCGTATTTGATTTTGTATCTTTCGTATCTGTACACCCCGTGTGTGATCATGCTTTAGACACAGTTACACAAAGTGTCTTCTAGTTCCTCTGTCagtaaaagttaattaaaaaaaaaaaagataattctACCTAATAACAGTCACTGTCGTGTCAATAACAAAGCCGTTTTTAAACAGCAGAGgcaaaaaaaggtaaataaataaaaataaaaaaaaatcacaataaacgAAAGAGTTTGCAGTTACAAAAAAGGACTCAACTCCAAGAGCTCTCCTGAAAAATagcaagtaaaaaaacaaacaaacaaacaaacaaacaaactgcaaACCATTTGGAATGAATCCAACGTTGGAAGACGAAGTTCAGCACCGCCTTTCGatttttacatcttttttttttttttctttctttctgttactGTAACCTTGAAATAAATCATGACGAAAGCTTTTTAATCCCTCCTTCCTCTGACTAACGCTAGGCGGGTCAGAGAGGTTCCATCAACACTACTTCCACAAACACtctgaaatacaaaaatctGTGGTTGTGTACatgttaaagaaaacaatatcacCTGTATGGTAAACACCACTGGTCAACACCAGCACATCGGTCGCCATGGTAACACCTGCAACGCATAACACGGTAACCGTACGGTTTTTGACCACCGGATTTTTAAACGTGacaaatttcataattttacactgattattgtaaatttttttttctttgaataaGAACCTGCGCACTGGAGTGGAAAGTGTTGTGATTCATGTTCAGAATGTCGAGCTGAGACCCTGAGTAAACTGGACCGTGATATAAACGCTGCCCTTTGTTTAGCTTGAACCTGACATGCATATTCCTGCTTTAATTCTTCTATGAATATAAagaaagtgacttttttttttaaataataaaaaaaaaactccaaaatgAACAGCCTCTCTTCCGTCTTGCCAATTTCTCTCATCCTGATGATGTGCATGTCGTGTTGTGTAGGACCCAACCCGCGTCAGAGCGCAGCCGCTTCACAGTCACATGCGAGAGCCTTGTTCTTGAAGAATCTGATAAAGCAGGAAAGAAGCTCAATGTTAAataggaagcaaaaaaaaaaaaaaaaaaaaaaaaaaaaaaaaaaaacattacaaaaatgtgaacattaaacgTAAAGCATGCTGTACATTTGCACTACAGGATCAGTGCTCTAAAGAACGACTGGAAAAAATTGCTTAAATTATTCTGCATAGAACATAATGACAACGGCATTAAACATTAATGATGGATGAAATGAGCCGGAGGAGAGCTGAACTGAATTCAAGAGGAGATGGCTGTGAGGACGTTTTCAGGAAGAGACAGTCTTGCTGCTGGGTGAAGCGCTTAAATATTGAGGAGGTTTTCCATCACTAACTCAGCCTTGTGTCGGATAATGGCGGAAAACTGGATGAGCTGAAAGTCTCACTGAGGCTACGAGCCAAGTCGAGAGTCACACAAACATGAGGAAAGGAGGACAACTGCttgaggggaagaaaaaaaacctggacATCTTACAGcgttaatataatataataaccgTCTCTTTATCCTCTTGATAAACACTCCAGTGAGGAAGAGCTGTTTAATCTGCCAATAGCGTCCAGTTAATTAACACTTGGATTAAAATGGATTTTCACTTGGGGTATAATACGtctcagaaaacaaacaaacaacaaacaaagagCCTTAACTACTAAAATCAGCGGCACACACTGAGCAGGTACACTACGTGCAGGCTTGTGAGATCGTGTGCAAAATGGCGTCGTCGTATCACACAACCCCTCAGGGCTGATTAATATCTCTGAGAGGACGTCAGGACGACGCACGGGGTGAGGTGCTCACGAACGCGAGCGTGTCCTCCAGGACGTGTCGCATGAACCACGCCAGAAGTTACTGAATCACACGTCGAGGAAGAGCTGTGTTTACTGTAGTTTACCTCACTAACGCTGTGTGTTCGTCAGGAGGCTGTTAGAAGCAGGAGACAGTGGCGAGTGCGATCCTGCAGGCTGTTATAAACTTTATATAACATCACGCTTTATATAACATCAGCACAATATCATGAGTGTAGTTTCCCCTGAATGAATCCTTTATACAGTAACGTGATCAAACATGAACCACTGAGGGGCAAACTCGCTCGTGTTCATTTCTCCTCGATGCTTTACGGATTTTAACAGACGACACTTTCAGGAAGCCGCTTCAGAGCGCGAGCTCAACTGTAAAAGACGGAAAGTTCTGGATGCGATGGAGGAAAATTTGTATAGTTTACGCTTCAGATGTACTCTGAACAGTATTACTCTGATTCAGACAACATTAATTTGACTTTGATTAAATGTGCGGAAAAAAGGTCACGTCGTCTCATCAAACCGTTTCTGTGTACGCAATCAGACACGCCTCTCCGCCAGCCAATCAGCTTGCGCCCTATGTACATGCACAACGTCTCTGTGTGCCACGTCTTACCCATGATCCCCTTCTCTGCGTCacgacacacagacacaaatacgCACGAACAtggaagtataaaccaggcatATTGAAGATAATATCACTCGTGGCTCTCAGAGGGAaaagaagggggcgtggccagatGTATCATCATTACAGAGGAAAACCAGAAGCTGGTTAACGAGTCTGCTGTAATTAGCAtttagtcagttttttttttttgatgaattaCTTGTTAACTGAATTAATAAACCTAACAAGGAGTTATTTAAGCTCACtgtaaaattgaaataaaattaaataaaccgtgtgtgcatgtgctccGTGTTGAACAGCAGCGGAGATCCCTGTGTTGAAGTCCTGTACAGTGAAGTCTccctgataaacaacacactgtttcattttgttaattGAAACCCAGAGCGAAGACACTCAGGGACAGGAGAAGCTACGACGCACGAGAGGAAGGCGTTAGACAGCAGGCCACAAAACAGACGCAAACGAAACGCATATTACGAGATACAGAACGATTTATTTTTGTCGATCTTAAAGCTGTAGACGCCACGCTTTCCGACAGACGCCTAAATCTTACGACTTGATAGCCATCACGATGGTTAGAATCCGTTGGAGATTTACGATATTTTCGCAGATCGTCTCGCGGCGCGCTACAGTGATGCTCACCTTAGCCTTGTCGCTCTGCTCACTGTTTGTGCCGTACGACTGATTGTGCAGCTCCTTGGACACGACGCAGAGGAACTCCGCCTGGTCTTCGTTTCCGTAGTTGTACGACGAGCCGATACTGACCAActggaggaaaaacaaacacacaaacaaacacacaaacaatcagCAAATGTGTTAATTAGTGAAGACAAAGGACGAGTTCTTGATAATCTTATAGAAACAAGCGATAGGAAAATGTAATCAACCAACCAAATAGCCCACGCTGAAGTggacaaataaattcattatctCAAGTAAAATCTCTACGGAGCCCCTGAGGGGACACAGTGATGGAAAAACACAGGAGggaaatttatatttcaatgcttttggGTTCCGCCGAGAAACTTTGTGTTCTctcacaacttttttttgtgttctcgCAAATACAAATATCTACGCGAGAGAACGCAAAAGTTTTGAAATATAAAACTTCCTcccatctcatatttttttccatcaccacgTCCCCTTAGGGGCTCCGTAAATCTCAGATGTGttcgcttgtgtgtgtgtgtgtgtgtgtgtgtgtgtgtttacttgacCAAATCATGTGGCACgattcccacacacactgctcagagTACGTACGCAACGCAGAGAGGAACTACATCCACTTCTGACACGACtttaacaattaatttattaaataaataaataaataaataaaagcaaccCCCTGCTGATTCATTAAAGAAATCACACAACATAAGAATAATGCgttgaaggttttgcttttgaGTGTGGTATGATGTCTCcatacaaatcttttttttataatgttaaaaagtGAATCCAAGGCAGAGCACTGTCGCTAGTCTACCTCAGGGTACGAGACGAGGGGTTTTTATTCTGCACACGGAGAATGTTGCtgatctgtttatttatttatatctagagAACACAGTTCAGCTAActtcaaaaagaaaatcaacatATCACACAGCAGAACTGATGGGTTTGTGACTCTTTGCTGTATTTCAGACAGATATCTACAGTTAGTGGGCTTCTTTCACATCTATAGGCAATAAACTATTTCAGAcgtttgaccttgctgtgaccttcacCTTGTTCGGAtcagttccaaaatctaatcagttcatctgctggttacgaAGATAATTCTTCAAAAAATCCTACAGACATTCAACCACGAGCATGGGGCGGATAAAACCGAAAACATAACGCCTCCAACAAACACCTGGTGACGGAGGCATAAAGGATTCGTGTGGATCGTGTTCATCCTTTCTTGATGTAAATGGTCCTAATCCGAAGCCTACACACAGACTAGGGCTGGCGGCGAAATGACGGAAATATCACATCAcgacatttctacgatacatgaTACGCATCATGATGTGCATCGGTTTGCTCATAAACACGAGCCAGTAATACAGCAGTGTTGCTTAAAACACTGTTAGAAATAATGATAcacttgtgttttattaaagttaatttataataagtgtattttattttttaatatagcgTATCGTATAATAGAGCCGTaagccataaacaaatgcctgATGACAGAAGATTCATGCTcgcttattgttattattattattaatattatatattaacttTACCCTGATCgctcatttcgtgctcccagctgtctgtgcactcgACCTTTTATGGAGATTTGTCTCGGCTACTTTGTTTAGTCATTTATGAACACGGTGTCACATGGTGTTATACTGCCTCCATCTCGCATATGCGTAGTTTACAGCAAGAATAAATCCATCTTTAGATGTTGCCATTTTTTGAgagaagctaaaaaaaaaacccttcattaTCGCAATCTAACATTCATTCAcctagttttatatatatatatagcgtcactaaatgcaaataagCTGCATCAGGAAAACACGCTTTGCATTTTACGGGTGATCGACATCCGCGTGCGAGCACGCAAATTCCGATGTTCCACAAACAAGTACGGAAAGAATTAGGTTTGGTTTGACTTTTTCCAACATTTATACACATCGTTACTAACTGATAAATGACGATCAATGAGGCCCAACGTACATTTTAAAGAGTTCTAAAGATGAAAACGCCGTTAGACATGAAGAATAAttcagctagctaacactaaTTTTATCTCTCACAGGCTAAGACCTTTGATCACATGACCCATGAGAAACTGAATCACTTTTTACTTAAGAGCTCACAATAAAATGCTACAGTATTAatggttttatttcacttttattatttctaaattattgttaaatattacTAAAATTAAACCTTGTGCTGTAGGCAataaaatgacagaatgacagaaattCCTACACTAGCAATCTCTAAGACGTAATTTCCACAGAATTATGAACATTACTATAAAACCAACGGCCATTTCTGTTTAATTATCCATCCTGAACTGCACTGTGTCGCTGCTTCTCCTCTGAGGGATGTAGAGACGTTTACTCTGAGAAGATAAAGCCGCAGGCGGACGAACTGGTGATCCTAAACGAACATCctaacacacaaaacacccGAGACACGCCTGCTCCTCCGCTCCACTGCAAACAGACGCTTCCTTTCTCTCTGCccagcgtctctctctctctctctctctctctctctctctctctctctctctctccccttcacTTCACACTTGCAGAAGAAATACCACACCCACAGGGAGAGGGCAGTTTAGAAACGATCGGATGGCAAGAGACTGCAAATTCGACCGCCATCATAGAACTGGGctcaattttctttttctaaaattaGCGTTAAACCAAACCACACAGCTGGGCTTTTGTTTTTGATTCTGTACCATCGCTCCAGGATCAGAAACTTTCcatgcccttttttttttttaaagctttaacttctttaacgtTACACTTAcaatacttttatattattttaactaGTATAGCTTTATCTTACTTGTCtgcactttctttattttttatatatattttttatagtattttcttCCTTCTGTCCCTTTTAAACCTTTTTCCTACGCTGCAGTTTTTtctaaaacttttatttaaccCCTTAACGCACAGCGTCCACGCTTATGAGAGCGAACACATGATTTACggctgtttttaggaaaatatacgATGAGACTGTGACTGCAATTTAACCTGAACTCATCCACTCTATCTGCCGTATCTAACAACTTTACACAAAAATCTCAAATGAAATTaacttacataaaaaaaaaaaaaatttgtatttttgtgccATTAAACACCctgagtttttttgtttaggttcaggtctttttttttttttttttttttttaaagaatcataAGATCGATATTTCTCACCTCTGAAATCAGCTTCATCATACGACAGTCCTGCATAAACTTATACacatcaaaaataataatatttcctaTATTTTTGGTCATAAACGTTAAACATTTTAGACACGCTCTCGCACCTGATACTTATTTTTCGgacaaattgttttaaaaagacTGTTATATGGTGCCTTGAATACACTACTTTTGACGTTGCTCTAACTTGCGAAACAGCTGCTCCTTTCTCTCAGCTACTATCTTTAGTCATTTATGAACACGGTGTCACATGGTGTTATACTGCCTCCACTGTTTACACTGTATTTGTGTTGCACCATGCAGATGCGCTGCGTTCATTTGGCTTGTGCGCGTCCTCAGAAATGAGCGCAGCACATCTGCATCTGCATACGTAGTTTACAGCAAGAATAAATccatctttttatatattttttttaaatatatatttcacagGTGTTAAGTGAAATTTAACCGTCCCCGGGATGGCGTTAGTCTGAAGCCTTGCATTTGAAATGTATGAAAAGTGCAATATAGGtaaagttcttcttcttcttcttattattattattatgattatcaCCCCACACTTGCCTGTTCAAACTTCCAGCCGTCAGACATGGTGGAGACCATCTGAGTGAGTTCCTCCTCTTGGCACTGGAGGACTCGGTAGACGTGTTTTACAGGAAGCTGGAAAGAAACACAGGCTGTGTTAGTCTCATGTATCCGctctttttaaaagaaaaaaaaaaaaaaaaaaaaaggatcgaTGGCACCTCTGGTCTAAAATCATGGCTGTGGTGTTGTGTGGACTCGTGTGTGGACTCGTGTGTGGACTCGTGTGTGGACTCGTGTGTGGACTCGTGTGTGGACTCGTGTGTGGACTCGTGTGTGGACTCGTGTGTGGACTCGTGTGTGGACTCGTGTGTGGACTCGTGTGTGGACTCGTGTGTGGACTCGTGTGTGGACTCGTTCCCTCCAGCGCCAGCACATTAGCATTCCAGCGCTACTCCTACGGGAGGCTAAATTTGGTGGCCGGCCGGCGCTAACCGCTGACCTCAGCAGACCGGCATGAACTCACCAGCCAAACTGATAAGATCTGAATCACTAGCGGTTCAGAAGGTCTAAGGTCTGAGGATGATTTCATTCCTGAATTTAACTACGCAGCTACAAAGCTGCTCTATTTGATTAGCTAcacatgatgatgttttttCACCGTGACTCTGTGATAATGCAGAAGTACCATTTATAGCATCCTTCCATAaaatctcacagaaaacttcactatagcaattacacatttttaaaatatgttgaaacatgtggagcgtccaccgtacaagtcccaGTTTAaattgttgctatagaaaccacaacgagcgtgttaatataaatctgtggtATAacgctgcattcgactaaaacTCGTAACTCGACTaggaaaagcaaaagtaaacgcCCCCTCAACCCAGAATTCCTCCTCGGGAACTCAGGACGGTCTCCTCatctccgagttcagcaagtggcgttaaatcaacatggctgctcacagcatgagccacagcagcacttcttacctttacatgagttacactgtaaatgttagctttagatcaaacaacatatagatttaacaagtgaaaatgtctgtaacactgactccacagttagctggcttgtcactaaaaaaaagacaaacacggAGGCGTCTGTGGTTTTTTCCCCTATTTTGTAGCTCGAGCGCACGGAGGTTGAAAAATTACGTAATTCAGAGCTCCTATTTCCGAGGGAAGCTGAATGCAGCGTAAGTGTAAATCAGCACAGCAAAAAATGTCATCTAAAAGAAATTTTAGAGATAATATCTACTTTACAAGATTACAAATAACCTCGTTACCCGATGAAACATTCATAAGTTCTTAAAAATTCATAACTGTTCTTACTGAAGAGAAGAAATTTCCACTGTATAATCACATGATCACAATTCCCATCTGTTCCACACATTCAGACATGTTTCACTCACCTGAGATGTTTTGCAGTCCCGCTCCCTGATTTTGTCTTTCACTAGTTTTATCAACGACGTGATGTTGTAAAACTCAGCCTCTTCCAGAACACCTAGGCAGCAATAACAGCTCATTAACAATCAACACTGatgccacaaacacacagaaagccTTCACCGAGAGCCCAtgtgggaaaaaacaaaacaaaaacaacaaactcgCACGTCCAGACACGAAATCATTCCCATCATACCTTCTTCTGCAAGGCCTCGGTTGAGCACCAGCTTTCCGTGTCTCAGATAATTGAGGACTGGACCGAAGTACGTTGGGTCTCGGTCGATCAAGTACGCACCCGTTTCATCCTAGAGTTCAGAAGACATGGAAAAAAACTCATAAGAGgtttcttaaaagaaaaaaaaaagttataataatcTGTTTTACGTCTTAACTTACTGATGGTAAGATCACATGAATAACAATAACTCCAGGCCTGAGAAAAGTCTCACaagcctttcgcaccgctttagttccaggaCTAAATttcagtactaaagtactgggtgattttgcgtgaactatttcccagtaccgtttaaagggctgcattcgcaccgacagtgggcactaggaagtgacgtaagccggtcaacagcgacgtcatttgtgcgcggcgttcaacaacggacacaaagaagaacaacgtaaacaaccggaggatggaggacgctgtgatcggagctgtgtttctgttgtgtctcgcgtccatctatcgctgttctccatacttgcggaATAAGTCGACGCTACAGCATGTTTActcggcgttttaaatcatggtgggtgagggcgttttcgtacgcgtttggccaatcaacgtctacttacgtcacggatagtaccagttgtgctggttagaccctgctccggagtaggagctcatttggttctcgaaaaaggcagtcggtactaaaatcgcacccagttccggaggtgcgaaaacgccaaaaagtgggtagttccacaattagttcaggtactatgaaaaagTTCCCgcagtgcgaaaggccctaatctgctcttttgtttcatttatttattttacaaattaatactAGAATTACCAAAGGCAGAAtgtgtgtgctaatattttaaaacGTTACTGGGAgccacattcagacaagccaaGTTTAAATTCATACATGCTCctgtaatctctctctcactctcctgaCAGCGAAGTTCAGCAATAAAGATAGATAAATTTCCCCGTCCATCTCTCTCCACTAAACAAACAAGTGCTGTGTCTCAGATCGCATGCTGATGTGCTGCTCTAGACCATTACTGAGCACTAATACGGCCCAGGTTTCCATTTACAGCTAGCGTTTGAATTACAAAAACCTCTCATGTTGCCTTCAAACCTACAGAAAGCTCTGATTTGCGTATCAGTggggttttattgtcattcctctataaaGCTTGTGTACACTGACAcgaaatgtcatttctccaggaccatggaacgtacgcaagactacataaTGGGCAAATACACAACATTACGAGACGAGTGCAGGGCAATAAACACACGGAACACGGGCTGTAAACTATTGTGTAATGTAGCAGCAATAAGAATCGCAGCAATAACAAGTTCCATAATAAAAAGTGTGTGACGCAGCTTTGTTACACACAGGTGTGCAATGTTtttgagtcatactgggttaggtgtttgactcGCCCAGGTGAGCGTTGGAAGGCAGCAgagtgttgagtaatctgactgcctcagggaagaaactgttataCGTAAGATCGGAGTTTTCAGCTGGAGatgcagatcatgacaacaatcacgacgacaGCGGAAAGctttaaagagagacagagacggacGAGGATGTTCTGGCTCTGAAGTGCCGTCTAGTTGTCTAATTGCGCTTTCAAATCATACAGATGTACAGAAAATATGcagcatgtgtgcgtgtgcgtgtgtgtgcgtgtgtgcgtgcgcgtgtgtgtgtgtgcgtgaagcCACAttgctgctgccacaaagtCATGTGTCTTGTATAAACCAGGCTCCTCTGCTTGGCGCAGAGCCGCATCACACCAACCACTCcggcattgattatttttctataacatcgcAACACTTCCCGCTAGACTAGTAAAACAGggcaaggaatattcctttgggtTTTAAGTCACTTacgttacacacactgtaactgtTTCTGACATTATAAAAGTCTCAAATGTTACAGCAGTCCTacattataaatctggaatttaaaaaaaaaaaaaaaaaaaaaaggatagtaAAGGCTTGGGAATTCCAGGTTTAAAGATTCTGCACTAATATCGCCAAAACTTAATCACGAACTGTAACGATTTACTGATCTGGAGTTTTCAAAACAACGCTCACAAAAAGCTACAGTTTTCTATCTACAGACTCCAACAGACTCCGACTAACAAACGATACAATCACTTTAAAAACACATCCATCCTGGTAACCAAAGCGACTCCCTGCAAGCGCCGAAGCGGGGAACAGGGACGGCTACGTGCTCAAAGGGCGACTGAAGTGTAAAACACGCCGCTTCATGCACGTTCACGGCACACAACACTTTCACGGATTAGTCTGGAAGAAGCatctcatgtgtgtgtgaaatcctTCTTAACGTGCGTCTGTCTCGGATTATCAAGGATTGTGCGAATAATCAGTCCAGAGCATTTTTAACAGAAGTCAGATTGACGTTTTGTGTCAAATTCCTTCAGTGgaagtttattaatttatgctTTAGTGATTCTCACAGCTGTAAAACTTTCAAAAtgctacaaaataataataaatatttaaatatctaaAATTCCAGCcaggaaaatattttaactACTTTAAAAGACAAACTAACTTCCTCACACCATAAAAAAATGGCCGGTGCTGAGCGCaagctttaaaggtgcattatgtACGTTTTTTTCGCCCAAAGATTACAGACAAGTGAATGATTCCTGCTGATattcatgaagctccgcccccaggagcTACAGTCGCCCTTAGACTAGAGCAGCTGCATTCACACCATGTCGTAATTCCGAGATTCCGACTTCGGAGAGCTCTGACTGCTGCAACGTCGTGTAGGAACGCTCAGCGGTAAAATGTAGTTAAGTATTTATCTCGTAATATTTCTGGgtaataatttgtataattgACTTTTTACCGTCTTAATAACGCAAGATTAATTTGCGATGACACGTTTCCAACGTGTACGTTATTAATAAACAGCATGGTATTGTTACCTGATGCGGTTTCTGAGTTCTTCGATATAAGTAATatcataaaaatgtgatttaattgtgtaattatgtattttgtctacatcatcatcatcatcatctcacacGGATTCACTCTGGCGTATAACGAGGACGTGAAGAGCTCTGAGTAGCACGTCCGGGTTGTGGTCTAGTAATTACGGTAATTCCGACATGGCGTGGACGCGGCGTAGAGCGTCTatggaatgactgacaggagacgcatccaaacacaaacacttttccggaccggaagtcagttttcccaACGGGATTTCTCAGCAAATTAATGCACTTTTCATTACGGCAACGGCTTCAAcctgtttcattttcttctgttttacaCATCATCCAGTTTAATTGTACAAGTAAAGAAGTTCAAAGaatgactattgcacctttaaacacacacacacacagagagagagacacacacacacacacagagacacacacacacacacacacacacacagacagacacaaacaacaGATTTAATCTATTCAAACTAAAGTCTAGGCAAGCTGAGttttaaagttcattttaatttaaactgctGGAGGGAAAAAGtgctttatttatgtatttatatattcat containing:
- the kctd5a gene encoding BTB/POZ domain-containing protein KCTD5a, giving the protein MAEKSPDPSGSVARRCPALSAADRIHSATSASSKWVRLNVGGTYFLTTRQTLCRDPKSFLYRLCQADPDLDSDKDETGAYLIDRDPTYFGPVLNYLRHGKLVLNRGLAEEGVLEEAEFYNITSLIKLVKDKIRERDCKTSQLPVKHVYRVLQCQEEELTQMVSTMSDGWKFEQLVSIGSSYNYGNEDQAEFLCVVSKELHNQSYGTNSEQSDKAKILQEQGSRM